The segment CATTTCGTGGTGCTCTTCGTGGTAGCCAAAGTGGTAGCAGGTGATAAACGACCAGAACTCTGATAGCGGCGTACTGCGGGCATGGCAGTCATTCTGGTAGCCTTCCTTCGGTTCACGGTGGGGTAAGAAGGTTCCAAAGAAAAACAGTTGAAAGGAACTGGCGACGGAGGGAACAACCCAAAACCAGGTCAAATTGGCTTCGGCGATCTGCAAAACTTGGTGCAGGGCGTGGAAGCTGCCAATGAGGAGAACTAAACGCATCCAACTCCAATAATTGACCATAAATTGGGCGTACCAGCCAAAAAAGTTAGACCAGCGCCCATTGTGATAATCGGGATCACCCGATCGAGCGGGGATAGCATGGTGCAGATGGTGCATCTCAGCCATTTTTTTAAAAGGAAACATGGCATAGCAAAATAAGGCCACTTGCCCAATGCAATTGTTAAGCTGTCGATTGTGGGGCGCGATCGACCCATGCATGGCATCGTGGGCCGTCACAAACAAGCCGGTGTAGAGAAACATTTGCCAGAGAAAGCCCAGTCCCCGCAAGCTCCAGGGGATTTGCTCCCAGTCAAGACTCAACAATACAGTCGTGCTGATAGCCCAAATCCCTAAAACACCGGAGGCCACAAGGACCCCACGAGATTGATTACGATCGGGCTTAGAAGTTACTGGTTGAAGCCGCCACACCCAATTCACCACCCAATCCACCATGGTTAGTTGCCTATCCTGTAAGAAGCTAAATATAAAACTTGATATATCTTAACGCTTCTTTACTAAATCCATGGGGATTGCGGGTTTGAGGGCCACGATTTCAGTCCAAATAGAGAGATTTGCTAGGATCTTGAAGTGGCATTGTTGGGCATTAAATTAACCTATGACCTACGCGATCGACTTTGGGACGAGCAACACGGTGATTGCCCGTTGGAATGCAGTCAGTCAACAGGCTGAAACCTTATCGGTACCCGAGTTATCGCTCAAGCTGGCCCAAAATCCGCCGCTAATCCCCAGTCTGCTCTATGTGGAGAACGCCGCCCGTGGCCAAGTGGTGGTGGGGCAGCCGGTGCGCGATCGCGCCTTGGATTTAGCCAGCGATACCCGGTTTTTTCGCAACTTCAAGCGCGGCATTGGCTCAGCGGTGCAAGGGTTTATTCCAGAGTTAGATGGTCGCACTGTGGAATTTCCCCAGGTGGGGCGTTGGTTTTTGGGGCAAGTGATTCGGCAGGCGAGTCAACTCAACCCCGATGTTCTGGATTCAATCGTCTTTACGGTCCCCGTTGATAGCTTTGAAGCCTATCGGCTCTGGTTAGGCCAAGTGTGTGAGGACTTGCAAATTAACCAAGTGCGGATGTTGGATGAGCCGACAGCCGCCGCCTTGGGCTACGGTTTGGCCAACCAAGAATGTCTATTGGTTGTGGATTTTGGCGGCGGCACTTTAGATTTGTCCCTGGTGCAACTGGATACCCGAGTCATCCAGCAATCTGGGGGGCAATCCTTGGGCTTTATTTTGAAGTGGGGCCAAAAATCCTTTGCGGAGGAGTCTGGCCAAAAGGTGAAAACGGCGCGGGTTCTGGCCAAGGCCGGCCAGAACTTGGGTGGGGCAGATATTGACCATTGGCTGGTGGATCATTTTGTTCAAACCCAAGGCTTGCAGGTTAGTCCGGTCACCACCCGGTTAGCGGAACGGTTAAAGATTGCCCTATCGCTGCAACATCAAGCCCAAGAAGTGTTTTTTAACGACGAAACCTTTGAAAGCTATGAACTGGCCCTTACCCGCGATCGCTTCAACGATATTCTCCAAGAACACCAGTTTTTTGCCCGCTTGGACGAGGCGATGAACCAAGTGCTCCAGCAGGCGCAACGGCAGGGCTTGGCGCTTCAGGACATTGGGGCCGTGTTACTCGTTGGCGGCACCTCCCAAATTCCCGCTGTGCAAACCTGGCTGCACCAGTATTTTGATCCCAGCAAGATTCGATCGGATAAACCCTTCGAAGCGATCGCCCAAGGGGCTCTGCAACTCGATCGGGGGGTGGAACTCAAGGATTTCCTGTACCACGGCTATGGAGTGCGTTTTTGGGATCGCCGGATCAATGCCCACAACTGGCATCCCATTATTCGGACAGGTCAACCCTATCCCATGGAAAAAGCGGTCGAAATCGTTTTGGGAGCCTCGCGGGAAAATCAACCGAGTATTGAACTGATTATTGGTGAACTGGGTAACGAAACGGGACAAACGGAAGTGTATTTTGATGGGGATCGCTTAGTCACCCGCAATCTTTCTAGTCAAACGACGACGGTGCAGCCGCTGAATGACAAGGAGGGAGCACGGAACATTGCAGAGCTCGATCCACCGGGAGTGCCAGGGAGCGATCGCATCAAGGTGCAATTTCAGGTAGATGCCAAACGCTTTTTGCGCATTACCGTCGAAGATTTGTTGACCCAACGCACCCTTGTAGAGGATCAGCCGGTCGTGCAATTGAGCTAGCCTCCGGCCATCCAGGTCGCCGACGTTTAAACTTGTAAACTAACTGGCCCAAGGAATCGTTGTTTCCAGGGTGGCGGGTCGGCAATTGGGCAGGCGGACGGTAAACGTTGTGCCTTGACCTAGCTGACTTTCAAAGGAAATATGTCCATTGTGAGCGTCAACACATTGCTTGACGATCGCCAAGCCCAATCCCGTGCCTTGAATCATGCCAACATTGGAAGCTCGGTAGAACAGCTTGAAGAGATTGGCTTGATCCTCCGGAGGAATCCCAATTCCTGCATCTTTTACGACTAATCGCACCTCATCCTCACTCTGGATGAGTTCCACCTCAATGGGACTGTTTTGGGGGGAGTATTTCAGTGCATTTAATAACAAATTCGTCAGAATATGTTTGGTGAGCTTTGGATCTAGAAACGCTGGAATGACCGGCTCTGCGGTTGGAGCTTGACTGTTGATCACGGCACTGTTGATCACGGTACTGTTGATTACCGCATTGTTGATCACAGCACTGTTGATTACCACCAACTGAATTTCATGGTTCTGAATGTCCACAGCCTTGGTTTCATCAATAATCTTTTGACAAAACTCTTGAAGATTGACGGCAACTGGATAACAGGCAATGGCTCGCGTCGTGGATTCGTTCATGATGAGAACATCCTCTAGCATTTCCCGTAGATGTTCTAGGGCCGATCGCGCTTGATTGAGATAGGTTTGTCGCTTGATGGGAGTGAGCTTGGCGGGGTAATTTTCCAGCATATCCAACGTGATGGAAATAATACTCAGCGGCGTTCGGAATTCGTGGGAAACGAGGCCAATAAACTGGGACTTGAGTTGATTCAGTTCTCGCTCGCGCTCTAGGGCTTTTTGAATGGCGATTTCCGCTTGATATTTGCTGATCGCAATTTCGATCGTGGTAATCAAGTCCTTATTGGAGAAAGGTTTAATCACATAGCCAAAGGGTGAAACGGTTTTAGCTTGTTCTAACGTGACTTGATCGGCATGGGCGGTGAGAAACACCACTGGAATGTTATAGGTCGATCGAAGTTGATCCGCAATATCAATCCCCGCCATCACGCCATTCAAACAGATATCCATCAAAATCAAATCTGGCCGAGTCTGCTCTACAAGGGCGATCGCGGCTTCCGCTGAATCGGTAATGCCCACGACTCCGTAGTTTAAAGCGACCAATCGACGTTGTAAGTCCATGGCAATAATGGGCTCATCTTCGACGACCAGGATTTGAGTATTGGGTTGCATGTTGAGCATCCGCAAGATAAACGAAGGAAAACCAACTGGGAAAGTACGATTGACCAAAAGACGAGTCCTAGGACTCTATTTTCCTTAACCTGAGCCTCAACCTTCCGAGATTGGCCCCTTATCCGAGATTAACCCTTTCAAGGATGACTGATCCACTACGCTTTCCTAAATTGAATCACAAATTGGCTTCCCCCCCTGCGCTCCACCTCCAGCGTACCTCGTAATTTGGCAGTCAGTGCCGTCACTAATTGAAACCCCAAGGAGTCCGTCCGATGAATATCGACACTGGTGGGTAAACCAATGCCATCATCACCAATCATCAATCTACAAATTTGCTCAGGACTTTGCTGGAACGTGCAACGGATGGTGCCTGACACCTGATTGGGAAAGGCATATTTGAAGGCATTGGTCATCAGTTCATTCATGATCAAGCCACAGGGAATTGCTTGGTCTACCGTCAGATGAACCGATTCAAGATTTAAATCTAGTGTAAGACGGTGATCATCCTGGCAATAGGATCGGAATAGGTTAGTGGCAAGTTGCTCTGCATACTCTCGAAAATTGATATGACGCACCTGGGAGGACTGGTAAAGCTGTTCGTGGATCAATGCCATGGCTTGAATACGCGCTTGGGCATCGGCAAAGGGCCCGATCGTGCTGGAGTCTTCGATCGAGCTTGATTGAAGATTGAGCAAGCTCGACACCATTTGCAGATTATTTTTAATGCGATGGTGAACTTCCTGGAGAAAAATCTCTTTTTCGTGCAGCGCTTGAAAGAGTTGATTCTCCTTACTTTTAAAGGCAGTCACATTGTGGATTATCGCCAGAACTGATCCTACTTTGCCCATCTCATCGAGTTCTGGCAGCAAACGGACTTGGTAAGACTGTAAGGCGGAAGGGTGTTGATTGCTAAACTCAAAACACGCTTGATTTTTTTTGACAAAGACACGTTGTAACTGCTGACACCAAAGATCACGTTCCAATGGCGGAATGGTGAATTCCAAGAGCTGTTTCCCAATCATTGCATCGGGGGTCACACCATACTCGTTGAATACGACAGGGTTGACATAGGTGCAGGAGAGTTGGCGATCGAACCGAATAATCACGTCGGGGGATTGTTCCACCAGTAACTGAAACAGATACTTCTGCTGTTTCAGGTCTTGCTGCATCGCATTCATCACCTGAGCTTGGTGGATAATCTGACGCTCTAGGTCACCATTGATTTCCTGAAGGGCTGCTTCCCGCGCTTTTAAGGCTTTAATTTCTGCTTCTAGAATTTCTGCTTCTAGAACAGTGATTGCAGGGACGGGGGCGAAACCGCTTGCCGGGGGATTGAGTTGTGGTGGATCCCCCTGAGATGACTCAGTTGTTTGCAGATCAGAGTTGGACAGGGGTTCGATTGAATGGGGTGTAACCATCTCTTGTATCGCGCGATCGATAAACAATCTCTAAAAAAATCTCTGTGGGAATTTCCATCTAGAAATTGACAGCAAAGTAACGAGCAACTAAGGCAATGATCCCATCAACATCGAATGCTTCCCACCAATGCTTCCTACCCAAGTGTAGCCCTGAAAGACAGATGATGCTTTTCGTCACACAATCTATTGTACGATATCCCATGGATCATGGCATCTACATAACTAAATTTAAAATAACTAATTCCGATCGCAAAGAATAATGATGAATCATGGTGTTGTCCCCGTCGGTCATAGTCCATAGATATATCCCATAGATTAAGAGCCCATCAGATTAAGAGCCCATCCGGGATTGGCTGCGGGATGAGCCGGGTCGTGTGATCAATCTCACAGAAAAGCTGTGAGATTATTGCGATATTAGACAATCTATGGAATAACCTTGATCTTTCGCTGCACCGAGACTCATCTAAAGCACATTTACAGCCGATAAAGCCTATTGTGGAGAGGATGGCTTAACTACTGAGAGCTAGAACCCCGTTAGCTGCCATAGTTAAGAATCCCCTATAATCTCGGTGCAATTGAATAAACTCCTTCAGCGTATCTTAAGCGTAAATTGTTGAAGACTTAAATGGTTGAAGTCTCGATAGGTTTGTAATGAAAATCTTGCTGGTAGAAGATAACCAGTACCTTGCTCAGCAACTAGCCGACGCTCTATCCATACAGCGTTATACAGTTGATGTTGCCTTTGATGGCCTAGAGGGCTGGGAGTATCTACAGGGTGCTGATTATGATTTAGTCATTTTGGATGTGATGCTTCCGAGACTAGATGGTGTCAGCTTGTGCCGTCGTATTCGGGACTGTGGGAATCAGATTCCTATTTTGATGCTGACGGCCCGAGGCACGAGCCAAGACAAAATTGAAGGATTAGACGCTGGGGCCGATGATTATCTGACTAAGCCCATTCGGGTTGAAGAGTTGGGCGCGAGAATCCGTGCCCTGTTGCGGCGGGGTGGCCATCGAGAGGCCTCTCCCATTTTGAGTTGGGGCGATTTAACCCTGAATCCCAATCTTTGCGAAGTATTTTATGCGGGGCAACCTCTCCCCTTGACGCCCAAAGAATATTCGTTGCTGGAACTCTTCATGCGCAATCAGCAGCGGGTTTATAGTCGTCAAGCCATTCTGGATCAACTGTGGTCGCTATCCGATGATTTACCCGGCGAAGATACGGTGAAATCCCACATCAAGGGACTGCGGCAAAAACTTAAGGCCGTGGGGGCCAAAGATCTAATTGAAACGGTGTATGGATTAGGGTATCGGTTAAATAGCGCCTATCTGAAACCTGTAGCGAAGTCAGAGCCAGCTCCAGAGGGCATGGCTTCCCCCCTGTCGTTAGGCGATCCAAAGAGTCCGTTGCCTAACCCTGATGTCCCTGAGGCAGGGACGCAAAATTCCTTTAAGCGCTACTCAATTTTAATCGTCGATAACCGAACGACTTGGGCCGATACGGTTTTCTCTAGCGCCAATTTTCAGTATTTTCGGGTGCAAGTGGCTACCTCCCTAGCCAGGGTTCAAGAGGCATTGACGAACCATTGGCCAGATTTAGTCATTGCATCACTCTCCTTTGAATCCGGTTGTGAAACCTTTCTGACGATGTTTCAGAGCTTGTCCGAGAATATGCCGGACAGTCCCGTGCTCATTCTGACGGATGGAGACTCCTTCAACGATCGCCGAACGGTAATGGGCTACCAGTATGCAGGTTTCCTCGATCGATCGAGCCCAGCCCAAATCATTTTAGAGACGTTGCAGTCTCTGCTGGAATGCCCAAGCACGGCCAATCCATCAACCCTGTTAGTCGTCAGCGATAGTGTAACGACGGGACAACTGATTACCTCCTTGCTGTCTCCTTGGGGGCTACAGGTGCATGTCCTCTACGACCTCCAAGCGCTGTGGCAAAGCCTAGAGACCACTCCCCCCAATTTGTTAATCCTGGACAGCCAAGCCTTTTCTGGGGCGAGCTTTGAAGTCTGTCAACTCCTGCGTCAGGATCGGCGCTGGGGCTGGTTGCCGATTATGATGCTGGGGGCATCTACCCCAGAGGAAATTCAAAAAGCGTTTACCTCAGGGGCGGATGATTTTGCGAGTTTGCCAATTATTGGCTCAGAGATGGTAACCAGAATTTTGAATCGCTTGGAAAGAACTCAAGTGTTGCGATTGCATCCAGAAATCGATCGCTTAACTGGACTGGCTCAGCGATCGGCGGCCATTCAAGAATTCA is part of the Alkalinema sp. FACHB-956 genome and harbors:
- a CDS encoding Hsp70 family protein, with protein sequence MTYAIDFGTSNTVIARWNAVSQQAETLSVPELSLKLAQNPPLIPSLLYVENAARGQVVVGQPVRDRALDLASDTRFFRNFKRGIGSAVQGFIPELDGRTVEFPQVGRWFLGQVIRQASQLNPDVLDSIVFTVPVDSFEAYRLWLGQVCEDLQINQVRMLDEPTAAALGYGLANQECLLVVDFGGGTLDLSLVQLDTRVIQQSGGQSLGFILKWGQKSFAEESGQKVKTARVLAKAGQNLGGADIDHWLVDHFVQTQGLQVSPVTTRLAERLKIALSLQHQAQEVFFNDETFESYELALTRDRFNDILQEHQFFARLDEAMNQVLQQAQRQGLALQDIGAVLLVGGTSQIPAVQTWLHQYFDPSKIRSDKPFEAIAQGALQLDRGVELKDFLYHGYGVRFWDRRINAHNWHPIIRTGQPYPMEKAVEIVLGASRENQPSIELIIGELGNETGQTEVYFDGDRLVTRNLSSQTTTVQPLNDKEGARNIAELDPPGVPGSDRIKVQFQVDAKRFLRITVEDLLTQRTLVEDQPVVQLS
- a CDS encoding ATP-binding protein, with the protein product MQPNTQILVVEDEPIIAMDLQRRLVALNYGVVGITDSAEAAIALVEQTRPDLILMDICLNGVMAGIDIADQLRSTYNIPVVFLTAHADQVTLEQAKTVSPFGYVIKPFSNKDLITTIEIAISKYQAEIAIQKALERERELNQLKSQFIGLVSHEFRTPLSIISITLDMLENYPAKLTPIKRQTYLNQARSALEHLREMLEDVLIMNESTTRAIACYPVAVNLQEFCQKIIDETKAVDIQNHEIQLVVINSAVINNAVINSTVINSAVINSQAPTAEPVIPAFLDPKLTKHILTNLLLNALKYSPQNSPIEVELIQSEDEVRLVVKDAGIGIPPEDQANLFKLFYRASNVGMIQGTGLGLAIVKQCVDAHNGHISFESQLGQGTTFTVRLPNCRPATLETTIPWAS
- a CDS encoding histidine kinase dimerization/phosphoacceptor domain -containing protein → MVTPHSIEPLSNSDLQTTESSQGDPPQLNPPASGFAPVPAITVLEAEILEAEIKALKAREAALQEINGDLERQIIHQAQVMNAMQQDLKQQKYLFQLLVEQSPDVIIRFDRQLSCTYVNPVVFNEYGVTPDAMIGKQLLEFTIPPLERDLWCQQLQRVFVKKNQACFEFSNQHPSALQSYQVRLLPELDEMGKVGSVLAIIHNVTAFKSKENQLFQALHEKEIFLQEVHHRIKNNLQMVSSLLNLQSSSIEDSSTIGPFADAQARIQAMALIHEQLYQSSQVRHINFREYAEQLATNLFRSYCQDDHRLTLDLNLESVHLTVDQAIPCGLIMNELMTNAFKYAFPNQVSGTIRCTFQQSPEQICRLMIGDDGIGLPTSVDIHRTDSLGFQLVTALTAKLRGTLEVERRGGSQFVIQFRKA
- a CDS encoding fatty acid desaturase, which encodes MVDWVVNWVWRLQPVTSKPDRNQSRGVLVASGVLGIWAISTTVLLSLDWEQIPWSLRGLGFLWQMFLYTGLFVTAHDAMHGSIAPHNRQLNNCIGQVALFCYAMFPFKKMAEMHHLHHAIPARSGDPDYHNGRWSNFFGWYAQFMVNYWSWMRLVLLIGSFHALHQVLQIAEANLTWFWVVPSVASSFQLFFFGTFLPHREPKEGYQNDCHARSTPLSEFWSFITCYHFGYHEEHHEMPHLAWWQLPTARRLRLGS
- a CDS encoding response regulator translates to MKILLVEDNQYLAQQLADALSIQRYTVDVAFDGLEGWEYLQGADYDLVILDVMLPRLDGVSLCRRIRDCGNQIPILMLTARGTSQDKIEGLDAGADDYLTKPIRVEELGARIRALLRRGGHREASPILSWGDLTLNPNLCEVFYAGQPLPLTPKEYSLLELFMRNQQRVYSRQAILDQLWSLSDDLPGEDTVKSHIKGLRQKLKAVGAKDLIETVYGLGYRLNSAYLKPVAKSEPAPEGMASPLSLGDPKSPLPNPDVPEAGTQNSFKRYSILIVDNRTTWADTVFSSANFQYFRVQVATSLARVQEALTNHWPDLVIASLSFESGCETFLTMFQSLSENMPDSPVLILTDGDSFNDRRTVMGYQYAGFLDRSSPAQIILETLQSLLECPSTANPSTLLVVSDSVTTGQLITSLLSPWGLQVHVLYDLQALWQSLETTPPNLLILDSQAFSGASFEVCQLLRQDRRWGWLPIMMLGASTPEEIQKAFTSGADDFASLPIIGSEMVTRILNRLERTQVLRLHPEIDRLTGLAQRSAAIQEFNRLIQLAKRSQIVNYFGILSIDNLQMINERYGYQVGDQVLKQVGQCLLQHTRSGDIVARWGGATIVVGGYGATEQEGNEEIALVLEHLRSQPLPLPQGGDLAITFSAGVTQYPTHGQTLQALYQAAEAALNTARDRGGNQVVATSQLSDRAPLITVLQGDPTSSQRLSQSLQTRGHQVTLQSSSQQAQADLVANAQTGRLQILFLSEDIAPDSGLKFLKWLMKQPHNTSTLRVIWLAKDTQEAERAVQLGAAEYVLYPYESAAILQAFTRLQASHDPHYSRS